One Triticum dicoccoides isolate Atlit2015 ecotype Zavitan chromosome 4B, WEW_v2.0, whole genome shotgun sequence genomic window carries:
- the LOC119293495 gene encoding uncharacterized protein DDB_G0286299-like: protein MITMRAQLAPALLLLLMVAAAPLISAMTAEEGTKEKLLQGAHKEDLADKLSIASVDPDAYAAEQKSVGPDSKKQAAKDVVDNTSYIMGAVPEKKPESKSDEKKLKEEAKVIAQVKGETNYEDAVAEQNAKEEKKSKLTSDISEDDDAEKKEKKSKNKDDDEDKEKKSKNKDDDDVEKKEKNSKSKDEDSIYDTEKKSKNKDDDDDDEKKDKKSKSKDDDDNDDDEKKENKLKNKDDDDDDEKKEKKVKNKDDDDDEKKKEKKSKEKSDSSEDDDAEKKSKSKGESYEDDDDNKKSKSKNKASEEDFDAVPMEAKADESMPAVDTPNGYQAPTTKTKPQLPAADTPDGHTAPTTAQPKVSAADTPDGYATPTTQMSATDTPDGYVTPSKAQPAMSATDSPDGNVPATDSPDGNVPATDSPDGYATPTKPEVDVQSYSETVPQPVLRMLSPLVKSMCARTSYPYECDASIARLPETTAVPGRQKNLLGVLTLAIDAVRAKIVEAKNAATDVSKDPHVDKLAKGAIKDCISNYDDMNYEFDSALTALKRGDKGTAGTALDAARTAVDTCDEGFLDRPQLKPILGGYEKVLAELSSNVLAINANAKKY from the coding sequence ATGATCACAATGAGGGCACAGCTCgctccggccctcctcctcctcctcatggttGCCGCCGCGCCGCTCATATCAGCGATGACTGCTGAGGAGGGAACCAAGGAGAAATTGCTACAGGGCGCCCACAAAGAGGACCTCGCTGATAAACTCAGTATCGCGAGTGTCGACCCAGACGCTTATGCAGCCGAGCAGAAATCAGTTGGGCCCGATAGCAAGAAGCAGGCCGCTAAGGACGTCGTTGATAACACAAGCTATATTATGGGTGCCGTGCCTGAGAAGAAACCTGAAAGTAAAAGCGACGAGAAGAAACTCAAGGAGGAGGCCAAGGTCATCGCTCAAGTCAAAGGAGAGACGAACTACGAGGATGCCGTCGCTGAGCAGAATGCCAAGGAGGAGAAGAAATCCAAACTCACGAGTGACATCTCCGAGGACGATGATgctgagaagaaggagaagaaatcaAAAAACAAAGACGATGACGAGGACAAAGAGAAGAAATCTAAAAATAAGGATGATGACGATGTTGAGAAAAAGGAGAAGAATTCCAAAAGCAAAGACGAGGACTCTATATATGACACCGAGAAGAAATCGAAAaacaaggatgatgatgatgatgatgagaagaaagataagaagtctaaaagcaaggacgacgacgacaacgatgatgATGAGAAGAAAGAGAACAAATTGAAAAAtaaggatgacgacgatgatgacgagaagaaagaaaagaaagtgaAAAataaggatgatgacgatgatgagaagaagaaagagaagaaatcCAAAGAGAAAAGCGACTCGTCCGAGGATGATGACGCTGAGAAGAAATCTAAAAGCAAGGGTGAGTCCTATGAGGACGACGATGACAATAAGAAATCCAAAAGCAAAAACAAGGCATCAGAGGAAGATTTTGATGCCGTCCCCATGGAGGCCAAGGCCGATGAATCTATGCCAGCTGTTGACACGCCCAACGGGTACCAAGCGCCAACGACCAAGACCAAGCCACAGTTGCCTGCGGCGGACACACCTGACGGCCACACCGCGCCGACCACGGCCCAACCAAAGGTGTCTGCAGCAGACACTCCCGACGGCTATGCCACGCCGACAACGCAGATGTCAGCGACTGACACACCAGATGGCTATGTTACGCCGAGCAAGGCCCAGCCGGCGATGTCCGCGACCGACTCACCCGACGGCAACGTCCCGGCGACCGACTCACCCGACGGCAACGTCCCGGCGACCGACTCGCCTGACGGCTACGCGACGCCGACGAAGCCCGAGGTGGACGTGCAGTCCTACTCGGAGACGGTGCCCCAGCCGGTGCTCCGGATGCTGAGCCCGCTGGTGAAGTCCATGTGCGCCAGGACGAGCTACCCGTACGAGTGCGACGCATCGATCGCCAGGCTGCCGGAGACGACGGCGGTACCAGGGCGGCAGAAGAACCTCTTGGGCGTGCTGACCCTGGCCATAGATGCCGTGCGCGCCAAGATCGTGGAGGCGAAGAACGCGGCCACGGACGTGTCCAAGGACCCGCACGTGGACAAGCTCGCCAAGGGCGCCATCAAAGACTGCATCAGTAATTACGACGACATGAACTACGAGTTCGACTCGGCGCTGACCGCGCTCAAGCGAGGAGACAAGGGGACGGCGGGCACCGCGCTCGACGCGGCGCGCACCGCTGTTGACACCTGCGACGAAGGTTTCCTCGACCGCCCGCAGCTGAAGCCAATCCTGGGAGGTTACGAGAAGGTGCTCGCGGAGCTCTCAAGCAACGTCCTCGCCATTAATGCCAACGCCAAGAAGTATTAG